One genomic segment of Micromonospora sp. WMMC415 includes these proteins:
- a CDS encoding PTS sugar transporter subunit IIA, with protein MAEVTTGRLAALLDRRAIRLRETAADREDAIRRSGAVLVETGAVDPAYVETMLARERAVSTYVGEGVAIPHGTLAGKDAVRRDALAVLRFPAGVDWGGEQVVLCVAIAARGDGHVALLAQLAEILLNPERARALREATDADGVLRLLKPVDEETDR; from the coding sequence ATGGCTGAGGTGACGACCGGACGGCTCGCCGCGCTGCTCGACCGACGGGCGATCCGGCTCCGCGAGACCGCCGCCGACCGGGAGGACGCGATCCGGCGCAGCGGCGCGGTGCTGGTCGAGACCGGTGCCGTCGATCCCGCGTACGTCGAGACGATGCTGGCGCGGGAACGCGCGGTGTCGACGTACGTGGGCGAGGGAGTGGCCATTCCGCACGGCACCCTCGCCGGCAAGGACGCCGTACGCCGGGACGCGCTCGCGGTGCTCCGCTTCCCGGCCGGCGTGGACTGGGGTGGCGAGCAGGTCGTGCTCTGCGTGGCGATCGCCGCCCGCGGCGACGGTCACGTGGCCCTGCTCGCCCAGCTGGCCGAGATCCTGCTGAACCCCGAGCGAGCCCGCGCGCTGCGGGAGGCGACCGACGCCGACGGGGTTCTCCGGCTGCTCAAGCCCGTCGATGAGGAGACTGACCGATGA
- a CDS encoding PTS lactose transporter subunit IIB — protein sequence MTTIQGSDIRKIVVACDAGMGSSVMLASQLRKQLGKHSVAVEHTPVEHIPADADVVVVHTGLAARARAVAPEKVVVPFQVFVGDPAVAKVVAAVKNGGAVDG from the coding sequence ATGACCACCATCCAGGGAAGCGACATCCGGAAGATCGTCGTCGCCTGCGACGCCGGCATGGGCAGCAGCGTGATGCTCGCCAGCCAGCTCCGGAAGCAGCTCGGCAAGCACTCGGTGGCGGTGGAGCACACCCCGGTCGAGCACATCCCCGCCGACGCCGACGTGGTCGTCGTCCACACCGGACTCGCCGCCCGCGCCCGGGCCGTCGCCCCCGAGAAGGTCGTCGTGCCGTTCCAGGTGTTCGTCGGCGATCCAGCGGTGGCAAAGGTCGTCGCCGCGGTGAAGAACGGCGGTGCGGTCGATGGCTGA